Proteins from one Coregonus clupeaformis isolate EN_2021a chromosome 29, ASM2061545v1, whole genome shotgun sequence genomic window:
- the LOC121571728 gene encoding A-kinase anchor protein 11-like isoform X1, whose protein sequence is MDACARIRGVPLRTRASIRKETVRDSGPQCVKSLLRNRKELCSMGLELQTRDTPRLTEIHFVCLPGHSEGEDLTLQALSSLPGDLAELLRSPHVTSLRNEEVLLLKDSRRPADSRDSTTQQCSLKTVCVLRHSSNPSQAIVGVLVGLLGRYAAGVRYALDLQALHKGTAEPCQPEDDDTNQSVSSIEDDFVTALEHLEEEDTGENNNSDGAYLHGNQRDVASQTVPAHKRDKDLSGSRIIISSAHRKSSTNRRSPPEVSVTVQCSRGADSQWTLCSPRARLPSPTRPVSESEESDGSSPSPIIFLDEVGYQKSLKATLDIPQIPGGPTDRVEDSDSEVSEFFDSFDQFDDLDELSSESCTLTLPLDPTSSVTITGPDQKKKYSGTGKSGSKKVSRSCSTMNPHRFDHRSLPANVKKPTPLRSPLPPGSPYGSPDSPRPARTSCEESGGPLFSPVSSSAFSPLGDGALDYFWKTEGDGGDESELKKPQDLCSLYKTYSDFASSLSKEILGSVCGYQSPVDINDNKNLSCVCHKEFQNQSGHIMKLSEIQETVTVSKLQQQPQSLKDGIQRFATDLVEMSLGSALRDLQKGVSSCTTTLCHLAAKLTTSVFQMAFQEIGMRRAYVLKERAINGLAGFLVGEAVSGALKDFLTVKKQMFNSTVTEFAADLAEELVYEGMMEVCQFSHPSTPLTPSDRSFGVGEEDDEEVVSSYASDLSESVLQEAFIELSQADVAFTTQAAISVSLDNIFYVSADDTHTTCSTAADHQANPAEEGPGPSGDNGCTVKKALFCVSGMASCVPVPQAGQAISLFHDSEEICQCKTSLAHTSQTSPKRSCSSESRMVTTASSDATAATQTDLLPKTPFHNFSGNMVDMIVSEACELMTATKMKKKVEDCADFLSKAIVGRGPPSGQEGSVTDQTSLSSLHPPSQNPVRVTCESGSRTSRAVSETRPVMMKDTLEVPWLEMDGREGRKMAPGEEMVPSPGRKSNGTPGTPPSTPQQPSEVSQEKQIKQFSKKLKGKLAKEFSPATPPPTPHYQPGPEPKESPSEMDKADFMLKLMRSLSEEADGNEEEEEEGGVEGLNSGTETGNRPQPELNLLFGGHKMADKGALHYAERLACHIVSMATEMDTLGGVEDGGRRTVEERRDSVAQFSEQTLNTLWIYAGEVAGEVISDVKRLMGSGKCRHRAVKRASQDWSGECPHHHNQPQPSEHSRGCRVGRLAEQWSGDLLSSVLHPSTSTSTPSSGLSSDYPSCESVTDEYAGYLIRVLKKEGGSRELVLDQYASRLAYRSIKLGLAHAARNMKKRPSSSSRHHSSRRLHQDGCRGPNAEPSVPRDEAGRVGSPSSDSDDGSQREYMELVNFAESLAYNITCDVTRKLCVSSVRLPKSLTDSCLYKKFKLEEMAGNLIRNSFSCPLLAKEGKSRQYHSTGSLYDGGYSSGVMQVMEHYARKIVDDTLEMGLASAGHPAQQGPDRHSLSERPSEGGAVGSALGETTCRYCQVSECPFCSRPSRQHHLGAGAGQRRRPDGEVGVCGLEIPEIHIDLDRRAVFAEEIVTTAMEGAKRELSNTSLNADSGIGHDGPSFAESLTAEIMTSVLSNACQTANLSSPGREATESTVSQQLSLSVGDDSLGSWSNLSFEDEHPDETSSFLHLSDSNGNSSSWSSLGLEGEMCEEHLSFSPSDSDCTEDKELETKDESCGSVRVDRGQAQAHRLLLVVNSELREMTPDPQHMTFDPQLRSMLQWAAASMADMPMVQLGHSGSRELQQLPAVVQRLKEREWRVGELLQALLRYCEETHTPPQSEPREETPQARRAPHHTPLFQWLLEHA, encoded by the exons ATGGACGCCTGTGCCCGTATCCGAGGAGTTCCTCTCAGGACCAGAGCCTCCATCAGGAAAGAG ACGGTGCGTGACAGCGGGCCTCAGTGTGTGAAGAGCCTTCTGAGGAACAGGAAGGAGCTGTGCAGCATGGGACTAGAGCTACAGACCAGAGACACACCACGCCTGACTGAG ATCCATTTTGTGTGTTTGCCTGGCCACTCTGAAGGGGAGGATCTAACTCTACAG GCCCTGTCGTCTCTCCCAGGGGACCTGGCGGAACTACTGAGGTCTCCCCACGTTACCAGCCTGAGGAACGAAGAGGTGCTGCTACTGAAGGACAGCAGGAGACCAGCCGACAGTAGGGACTCTACTACACAG CAGTGCTCGCTAAAAACAGTGTGTGTTCTAAGACACAGCTCCAACCCCAGCCAGGCCATTGTTGGTGTGTTGGTGGGCCTGCTGGGGCGTTATGCTGCGGGGGTCCGCTATGCCCTGGATCTCCAGGCCCTCCACAAGGGCACGGCTGAACCCTGCCAGCCGGAGGACGATGACACCAACCAGTCTGTGTCTTCCATTGAAGACGACTTCGTCACCGCTCTGGAACACCTAGAGGAGGAGGACACTGGAGAGAATAACAACT ccGATGGCGCTTATCTCCATGGTAACCAGCGTGATGTGGCCTCCCAGACAGTCCCTGCCCACAAGAGAGACAAGGACCTATCAGGCTCCAGGATCATAATCAGCTCTGCCCACAGGAAGTCCTCAACCAATCGCAGGTCTCCCCCAGAGGTGTCCGTTACCGTACAGTGCTCCAGAGGGGCTGACTCCCAGTGGACCCTCTGCAGCCCTAGAGCCCGGCTCCCCTCCCCCACACGCCCTGTCAGCGAATCAGAGGAGTCGGACGGCTCCAGCCCTAGTCCAATCATCTTCCTAGATGAGGTTGGCTACCAGAAAAGTCTCAAAGCGACACTGGACATCCCTCAGATCCCCGGGGGGCCGACGGACAGAGTGGAGGACTCTGACTCTGAGGTCAGCGAGTTCTTCGACAGCTTTGACCAGTTTGACGACCTAGACGAGCTGAGCTCAGAGAGCTGTACACTCACCCTGCCTTTAGACCCGACTTCCTCTGTTACCATTACCGGCCCAGACCAGAAGAAGAAGTACTCTGGTACTGGCAAGTCAGGGTCCAAGAAAGTGTCCCGAAGCTGTTCCACCATGAACCCCCACCGGTTCGACCATCGCAGCCTCCCTGCGAATGTGAAGAAACCCACCCCGCTCAGAAGCCCCCTCCCCCCCGGCTCTCCATATGGATCCCCTGACTCCCCCCGGCCGGCCCGGACCTCCTGTGAGGAGAGTGGAGGTCCTCTGTTCAGCCCCGTCAGCTCCTCAGCCTTCAGCCCTCTGGGAGATGGAGCTCTGGATTACTTCTGGAAGAccgagggagatggaggagacgaGTCAGAGCTAAAGAAACCCCAGGACCTGTGTTCCCTCTACAAGACTTACTCAGACTTTGCCAGCAGTCTGTCCAAGGAGATCCTGGGCTCCGTGTGTGGCTACCAGTCTCCTGTGGACATCAACGACAACAAGAACCTGAGCTGTGTCTGTCACAAGGAGTTCCAGAACCAGTCTGGACACATCATGAAGCTGTCTGAGATCCAGGAGACGGTGACTGTCTCCAAGCTGCAGCAGCAGCCCCAGTCTCTGAAGGACGGCATCCAGAGGTTTGCCACAGACTTGGTAGAGATGAGTCTGGGCAGCGCTCTGAGAGACCTGCAGAAGGGAGTGTCCTCTTGCACCACCACCCTCTGCCACCTGGCCGCCAAACTCACCACTTCCGTCTTTCAGATGGCCTTCCAGGAGATCGGAATGCGCCGCGCCTACGTCCTGAAGGAACGGGCCATCAACGGGCTGGCTGGGTTCCTGGTGGGAGAAGCAGTGTCGGGCGCTCTGAAGGACTTCCTCACGGTGAAGAAGCAGATGTTCAACAGCACCGTGACTGAGTTCGCCGCTGACCTGGCGGAGGAGCTGGTGTATGAGGGGATGATGGAAGTGTGTCAGTTCtctcacccctccacccccctcaccCCCAGTGACCGGTCCTTCGGCGTGGGGGAGGAGGACGATGAGGAGGTGGTGTCCTCCTATGCCTCAGACCTCTCTGAGTCTGTCCTCCAGGAGGCCTTCATCGAACTGTCCCAGGCTGACGTGGCCTTCACCACCCAGGCAGCCATCAGTGTCTCTCTGGACAACATATTCTACGTCAGCGCTGACGACACACACACTACCTGCAGTACTGCTGCCGACCACCAGGCTAACCCTGCCGAGGAAGGCCCAGGTCCGTCAGGGGACAATGGCTGTACTGTGAAGAaggctctgttctgtgtgtctgggATGGCCAGCTGTGTACCTGTcccccaggcaggccaggccatcTCCCTCTTCCACGACTCAGAGGAGATCTGTCAGTGTAAGACCAGCCTGGCCCATACCTCCCAGACCAGCCCCAAGAGGAGCTGCAGCTCAGAGAGCAGAATGGTGACCACAGCCTCCTCTGATGCTACTGCTGCCACACAGACTGACCTGCTGCCAAAGACCCCCTTTCACAACTTCTCTGGCAAcatggtggatatgatagtgagTGAAGCGTGTGAGCTGATGACTGCCACAAAGATGAAGAAGAAGGTGGAGGACTGTGCTGACTTCCTTTCTAAAGCCATTGTTGGTCGGGGACCTCCATCCGGACAGGAGGGTAGTGTCACTGACcagacctccctctcctctctccaccctccttctCAGAACCCAGTGAGAGTGACCTGTGAGTCAGGCTCCAGGACCAGCAGAGCAGTCTCAGAGACCCGGCCTGTGATGATGAAGGACACTCTAGAGGTGCCATGGTTGGAGATGGACGGCCGGGAAGGCAGGAAGATGGCCCCTGGCGAGGAGATGGTTCCCAGCCCTGGTCGCAAGTCCAATGGGACCCCTGGTacgcccccctccaccccccagcAGCCCAGCGAGGTGTCCCAGGAGAAGCAGATCAAGCAGTTCTCCAAGAAGCTGAAAGGCAAACTGGCCAAGGAGTTCTCTCCCGCcacccctcctcccaccccccACTACCAGCCAGGGCCTGAGCCCAAAGAGTCTCCCTCTGAGATGGACAAGGCTGACTTCATGCTCAAACTGATGAGGTCTCTGTCTGAGGAGGCAGACGGGaacgaggaagaggaggaagagggtggAGTAGAAGGGCTTAACTCTGGAACCGAGACAGGAAACCGTCCGCAGCCAGAACTCAACCTCTTGTTTGGAGGACACAAGATGGCCGACAAGGGAGCCCTCCATTACGCAGAGCGCCTGGCGTGCCACATCGTCTCCATGGCGACAGAGATGGACACCCTGGGAGGAGTGGAGGATGGAGGTAGGAGGacggtggaggagaggagagacagcgtGGCCCAGTTCTCGGAGCAGACCCTGAACACGCTGTGGATCTACGCTGGTGAGGTAGCGGGAGAGGTGATCAGCGACGTGAAGAGGTTGATGGGGTCAGGAAAGTGTCGTCACAGAGCAGTCAAACGAGCCAGCCAGGACTGGTCAGGGGAATGCCCTCACCACCACAACCAACCCCAGCCCAGTGAACACAGCAGGGGCTGCAGGGTGGGTCGTCTGGCTGAACAGTGGTCTGGtgacctcctctcctctgtcctccacccatcAACTTCCACCTCTACCCCCAGCTCTGGCCTGTCCTCTGACTACCCCAGCTGTGAAAGTGTGACAGATGAGTACGCTGGCTACCTCATCAGGGTGTTGAAGAAAGAGGGAGGCAGCAGAGAGCTGGTCCTGGATCAGTATGCCAGCCGTCTGGCCTACCGCTCCATCAAACTGGGCCTGGCCCATGCTGCCCGCAACATGAAGAagagaccctcctcctcctctaggcACCACTCCTCCAGGAGGCTCCACCAGGATGGCTGCAGGGGGCCCAACGCTGAGCCGTCTGTACCCAGGGACGAAGCAGGGAGAGTGGGATCTCCTTCCAGCGACTCTGATGATGGGAGCCAGAGGGAGTACATGGAGCTGGTGAACTTCGCAGAGTCGTTGGCGTACAACATCACCTGTGACGTCACACGCAAACTCTGTGTGTCGTCGGTCAGACTACCCAAGTCCCTGACTGACTCGTGTCTGTATAAGAAATTCAAGCTGGAGGAAATGGCAGGGAACCTGATCAGGAACTCCTTTTCATGCCCCCTGCTGGCGAAGGAGGGAAAGAGCAGGCAGTACCACAGCACAGGCAGCCTGTACGACGGAGGCTACAGCAGTGGAGTCATGCAG GTCATGGAGCACTATGCCAGGAAGATAGTGGACGACACGCTGGAGATGGGCCTGGCCTCGGCCGGACACCCAGCCCAGCAGGGTCCAGACAGACACTCCCTCTCTGAGAGGCCGTCTGAGGGGGGAGCAGTGGGCTCTGCACTGGGGGAGACAACCTGCCGATACTGCCAG GTTAGTGAGTGTCCGTTCTGCTCGCGGCCTAGCAGGCAGCACCACCTTGGGGCAGGAGCAGGCCAGAGGAGGAGGCCGGACGGGGAGGTGGGGGTGTGTGGCCTGGAGATCCCTGAGATCCACATCGATCTGGACCGCAGGGCAGTGTTCGCAGAGGAGATCGTCACTACGGCAATGGAGGGGGCGAAACGAGAGCTGAGCAACACCAGCCTGAACGCAGACAGCGGGATCGGACACGACGGGCCCAGCTTTGCCGAGAGTCTGACCGCAGAGATCATGACGTCCGTGCTGTCCAACGCATGCCAGACCGCCAACCTCAG CTCTCCGGGCAGGGAGGCCACAGAGTCCACGGTGTCCCAGCAGCTCAGTCTGAGCGTGGGAGACGACAGTCTGGGCAGCTGGTCCAACCTCAGCTTTGAGGATGAACACCCTGACGAGACCAGTAGCTTCCTGCACCTCAGCGACAG
- the LOC121571728 gene encoding A-kinase anchor protein 11-like isoform X3 — MDACARIRGVPLRTRASIRKETVRDSGPQCVKSLLRNRKELCSMGLELQTRDTPRLTEIHFVCLPGHSEGEDLTLQALSSLPGDLAELLRSPHVTSLRNEEVLLLKDSRRPADSRDSTTQQCSLKTVCVLRHSSNPSQAIVGVLVGLLGRYAAGVRYALDLQALHKGTAEPCQPEDDDTNQSVSSIEDDFVTALEHLEEEDTGENNNSDGAYLHGNQRDVASQTVPAHKRDKDLSGSRIIISSAHRKSSTNRRSPPEVSVTVQCSRGADSQWTLCSPRARLPSPTRPVSESEESDGSSPSPIIFLDEVGYQKSLKATLDIPQIPGGPTDRVEDSDSEVSEFFDSFDQFDDLDELSSESCTLTLPLDPTSSVTITGPDQKKKYSGTGKSGSKKVSRSCSTMNPHRFDHRSLPANVKKPTPLRSPLPPGSPYGSPDSPRPARTSCEESGGPLFSPVSSSAFSPLGDGALDYFWKTEGDGGDESELKKPQDLCSLYKTYSDFASSLSKEILGSVCGYQSPVDINDNKNLSCVCHKEFQNQSGHIMKLSEIQETVTVSKLQQQPQSLKDGIQRFATDLVEMSLGSALRDLQKGVSSCTTTLCHLAAKLTTSVFQMAFQEIGMRRAYVLKERAINGLAGFLVGEAVSGALKDFLTVKKQMFNSTVTEFAADLAEELVYEGMMEVCQFSHPSTPLTPSDRSFGVGEEDDEEVVSSYASDLSESVLQEAFIELSQADVAFTTQAAISVSLDNIFYVSADDTHTTCSTAADHQANPAEEGPGPSGDNGCTVKKALFCVSGMASCVPVPQAGQAISLFHDSEEICQCKTSLAHTSQTSPKRSCSSESRMVTTASSDATAATQTDLLPKTPFHNFSGNMVDMIVSEACELMTATKMKKKVEDCADFLSKAIVGRGPPSGQEGSVTDQTSLSSLHPPSQNPVRVTCESGSRTSRAVSETRPVMMKDTLEVPWLEMDGREGRKMAPGEEMVPSPGRKSNGTPGTPPSTPQQPSEVSQEKQIKQFSKKLKGKLAKEFSPATPPPTPHYQPGPEPKESPSEMDKADFMLKLMRSLSEEADGNEEEEEEGGVEGLNSGTETGNRPQPELNLLFGGHKMADKGALHYAERLACHIVSMATEMDTLGGVEDGGRRTVEERRDSVAQFSEQTLNTLWIYAGEVAGEVISDVKRLMGSGKCRHRAVKRASQDWSGECPHHHNQPQPSEHSRGCRVGRLAEQWSGDLLSSVLHPSTSTSTPSSGLSSDYPSCESVTDEYAGYLIRVLKKEGGSRELVLDQYASRLAYRSIKLGLAHAARNMKKRPSSSSRHHSSRRLHQDGCRGPNAEPSVPRDEAGRVGSPSSDSDDGSQREYMELVNFAESLAYNITCDVTRKLCVSSVRLPKSLTDSCLYKKFKLEEMAGNLIRNSFSCPLLAKEGKSRQYHSTGSLYDGGYSSGVMQVMEHYARKIVDDTLEMGLASAGHPAQQGPDRHSLSERPSEGGAVGSALGETTCRYCQVSECPFCSRPSRQHHLGAGAGQRRRPDGEVGVCGLEIPEIHIDLDRRAVFAEEIVTTAMEGAKRELSNTSLNADSGIGHDGPSFAESLTAEIMTSVLSNACQTANLSSPGREATESTVSQQLSLSVGDDSLGSWSNLSFEDEHPDETSSFLHLSDSNGNSSS; from the exons ATGGACGCCTGTGCCCGTATCCGAGGAGTTCCTCTCAGGACCAGAGCCTCCATCAGGAAAGAG ACGGTGCGTGACAGCGGGCCTCAGTGTGTGAAGAGCCTTCTGAGGAACAGGAAGGAGCTGTGCAGCATGGGACTAGAGCTACAGACCAGAGACACACCACGCCTGACTGAG ATCCATTTTGTGTGTTTGCCTGGCCACTCTGAAGGGGAGGATCTAACTCTACAG GCCCTGTCGTCTCTCCCAGGGGACCTGGCGGAACTACTGAGGTCTCCCCACGTTACCAGCCTGAGGAACGAAGAGGTGCTGCTACTGAAGGACAGCAGGAGACCAGCCGACAGTAGGGACTCTACTACACAG CAGTGCTCGCTAAAAACAGTGTGTGTTCTAAGACACAGCTCCAACCCCAGCCAGGCCATTGTTGGTGTGTTGGTGGGCCTGCTGGGGCGTTATGCTGCGGGGGTCCGCTATGCCCTGGATCTCCAGGCCCTCCACAAGGGCACGGCTGAACCCTGCCAGCCGGAGGACGATGACACCAACCAGTCTGTGTCTTCCATTGAAGACGACTTCGTCACCGCTCTGGAACACCTAGAGGAGGAGGACACTGGAGAGAATAACAACT ccGATGGCGCTTATCTCCATGGTAACCAGCGTGATGTGGCCTCCCAGACAGTCCCTGCCCACAAGAGAGACAAGGACCTATCAGGCTCCAGGATCATAATCAGCTCTGCCCACAGGAAGTCCTCAACCAATCGCAGGTCTCCCCCAGAGGTGTCCGTTACCGTACAGTGCTCCAGAGGGGCTGACTCCCAGTGGACCCTCTGCAGCCCTAGAGCCCGGCTCCCCTCCCCCACACGCCCTGTCAGCGAATCAGAGGAGTCGGACGGCTCCAGCCCTAGTCCAATCATCTTCCTAGATGAGGTTGGCTACCAGAAAAGTCTCAAAGCGACACTGGACATCCCTCAGATCCCCGGGGGGCCGACGGACAGAGTGGAGGACTCTGACTCTGAGGTCAGCGAGTTCTTCGACAGCTTTGACCAGTTTGACGACCTAGACGAGCTGAGCTCAGAGAGCTGTACACTCACCCTGCCTTTAGACCCGACTTCCTCTGTTACCATTACCGGCCCAGACCAGAAGAAGAAGTACTCTGGTACTGGCAAGTCAGGGTCCAAGAAAGTGTCCCGAAGCTGTTCCACCATGAACCCCCACCGGTTCGACCATCGCAGCCTCCCTGCGAATGTGAAGAAACCCACCCCGCTCAGAAGCCCCCTCCCCCCCGGCTCTCCATATGGATCCCCTGACTCCCCCCGGCCGGCCCGGACCTCCTGTGAGGAGAGTGGAGGTCCTCTGTTCAGCCCCGTCAGCTCCTCAGCCTTCAGCCCTCTGGGAGATGGAGCTCTGGATTACTTCTGGAAGAccgagggagatggaggagacgaGTCAGAGCTAAAGAAACCCCAGGACCTGTGTTCCCTCTACAAGACTTACTCAGACTTTGCCAGCAGTCTGTCCAAGGAGATCCTGGGCTCCGTGTGTGGCTACCAGTCTCCTGTGGACATCAACGACAACAAGAACCTGAGCTGTGTCTGTCACAAGGAGTTCCAGAACCAGTCTGGACACATCATGAAGCTGTCTGAGATCCAGGAGACGGTGACTGTCTCCAAGCTGCAGCAGCAGCCCCAGTCTCTGAAGGACGGCATCCAGAGGTTTGCCACAGACTTGGTAGAGATGAGTCTGGGCAGCGCTCTGAGAGACCTGCAGAAGGGAGTGTCCTCTTGCACCACCACCCTCTGCCACCTGGCCGCCAAACTCACCACTTCCGTCTTTCAGATGGCCTTCCAGGAGATCGGAATGCGCCGCGCCTACGTCCTGAAGGAACGGGCCATCAACGGGCTGGCTGGGTTCCTGGTGGGAGAAGCAGTGTCGGGCGCTCTGAAGGACTTCCTCACGGTGAAGAAGCAGATGTTCAACAGCACCGTGACTGAGTTCGCCGCTGACCTGGCGGAGGAGCTGGTGTATGAGGGGATGATGGAAGTGTGTCAGTTCtctcacccctccacccccctcaccCCCAGTGACCGGTCCTTCGGCGTGGGGGAGGAGGACGATGAGGAGGTGGTGTCCTCCTATGCCTCAGACCTCTCTGAGTCTGTCCTCCAGGAGGCCTTCATCGAACTGTCCCAGGCTGACGTGGCCTTCACCACCCAGGCAGCCATCAGTGTCTCTCTGGACAACATATTCTACGTCAGCGCTGACGACACACACACTACCTGCAGTACTGCTGCCGACCACCAGGCTAACCCTGCCGAGGAAGGCCCAGGTCCGTCAGGGGACAATGGCTGTACTGTGAAGAaggctctgttctgtgtgtctgggATGGCCAGCTGTGTACCTGTcccccaggcaggccaggccatcTCCCTCTTCCACGACTCAGAGGAGATCTGTCAGTGTAAGACCAGCCTGGCCCATACCTCCCAGACCAGCCCCAAGAGGAGCTGCAGCTCAGAGAGCAGAATGGTGACCACAGCCTCCTCTGATGCTACTGCTGCCACACAGACTGACCTGCTGCCAAAGACCCCCTTTCACAACTTCTCTGGCAAcatggtggatatgatagtgagTGAAGCGTGTGAGCTGATGACTGCCACAAAGATGAAGAAGAAGGTGGAGGACTGTGCTGACTTCCTTTCTAAAGCCATTGTTGGTCGGGGACCTCCATCCGGACAGGAGGGTAGTGTCACTGACcagacctccctctcctctctccaccctccttctCAGAACCCAGTGAGAGTGACCTGTGAGTCAGGCTCCAGGACCAGCAGAGCAGTCTCAGAGACCCGGCCTGTGATGATGAAGGACACTCTAGAGGTGCCATGGTTGGAGATGGACGGCCGGGAAGGCAGGAAGATGGCCCCTGGCGAGGAGATGGTTCCCAGCCCTGGTCGCAAGTCCAATGGGACCCCTGGTacgcccccctccaccccccagcAGCCCAGCGAGGTGTCCCAGGAGAAGCAGATCAAGCAGTTCTCCAAGAAGCTGAAAGGCAAACTGGCCAAGGAGTTCTCTCCCGCcacccctcctcccaccccccACTACCAGCCAGGGCCTGAGCCCAAAGAGTCTCCCTCTGAGATGGACAAGGCTGACTTCATGCTCAAACTGATGAGGTCTCTGTCTGAGGAGGCAGACGGGaacgaggaagaggaggaagagggtggAGTAGAAGGGCTTAACTCTGGAACCGAGACAGGAAACCGTCCGCAGCCAGAACTCAACCTCTTGTTTGGAGGACACAAGATGGCCGACAAGGGAGCCCTCCATTACGCAGAGCGCCTGGCGTGCCACATCGTCTCCATGGCGACAGAGATGGACACCCTGGGAGGAGTGGAGGATGGAGGTAGGAGGacggtggaggagaggagagacagcgtGGCCCAGTTCTCGGAGCAGACCCTGAACACGCTGTGGATCTACGCTGGTGAGGTAGCGGGAGAGGTGATCAGCGACGTGAAGAGGTTGATGGGGTCAGGAAAGTGTCGTCACAGAGCAGTCAAACGAGCCAGCCAGGACTGGTCAGGGGAATGCCCTCACCACCACAACCAACCCCAGCCCAGTGAACACAGCAGGGGCTGCAGGGTGGGTCGTCTGGCTGAACAGTGGTCTGGtgacctcctctcctctgtcctccacccatcAACTTCCACCTCTACCCCCAGCTCTGGCCTGTCCTCTGACTACCCCAGCTGTGAAAGTGTGACAGATGAGTACGCTGGCTACCTCATCAGGGTGTTGAAGAAAGAGGGAGGCAGCAGAGAGCTGGTCCTGGATCAGTATGCCAGCCGTCTGGCCTACCGCTCCATCAAACTGGGCCTGGCCCATGCTGCCCGCAACATGAAGAagagaccctcctcctcctctaggcACCACTCCTCCAGGAGGCTCCACCAGGATGGCTGCAGGGGGCCCAACGCTGAGCCGTCTGTACCCAGGGACGAAGCAGGGAGAGTGGGATCTCCTTCCAGCGACTCTGATGATGGGAGCCAGAGGGAGTACATGGAGCTGGTGAACTTCGCAGAGTCGTTGGCGTACAACATCACCTGTGACGTCACACGCAAACTCTGTGTGTCGTCGGTCAGACTACCCAAGTCCCTGACTGACTCGTGTCTGTATAAGAAATTCAAGCTGGAGGAAATGGCAGGGAACCTGATCAGGAACTCCTTTTCATGCCCCCTGCTGGCGAAGGAGGGAAAGAGCAGGCAGTACCACAGCACAGGCAGCCTGTACGACGGAGGCTACAGCAGTGGAGTCATGCAG GTCATGGAGCACTATGCCAGGAAGATAGTGGACGACACGCTGGAGATGGGCCTGGCCTCGGCCGGACACCCAGCCCAGCAGGGTCCAGACAGACACTCCCTCTCTGAGAGGCCGTCTGAGGGGGGAGCAGTGGGCTCTGCACTGGGGGAGACAACCTGCCGATACTGCCAG GTTAGTGAGTGTCCGTTCTGCTCGCGGCCTAGCAGGCAGCACCACCTTGGGGCAGGAGCAGGCCAGAGGAGGAGGCCGGACGGGGAGGTGGGGGTGTGTGGCCTGGAGATCCCTGAGATCCACATCGATCTGGACCGCAGGGCAGTGTTCGCAGAGGAGATCGTCACTACGGCAATGGAGGGGGCGAAACGAGAGCTGAGCAACACCAGCCTGAACGCAGACAGCGGGATCGGACACGACGGGCCCAGCTTTGCCGAGAGTCTGACCGCAGAGATCATGACGTCCGTGCTGTCCAACGCATGCCAGACCGCCAACCTCAG CTCTCCGGGCAGGGAGGCCACAGAGTCCACGGTGTCCCAGCAGCTCAGTCTGAGCGTGGGAGACGACAGTCTGGGCAGCTGGTCCAACCTCAGCTTTGAGGATGAACACCCTGACGAGACCAGTAGCTTCCTGCACCTCAGCGACAG